Proteins co-encoded in one Kamptonema formosum PCC 6407 genomic window:
- a CDS encoding alpha/beta hydrolase, producing MKFLFGLGWFQSVRKLYRVVSKRISKSLAVGMAVLLAASASLLVFSSSAVAIDAIKVKYGAVDVSVTIPELVTFANTGQVSNQLRSLFQIAKATPNQISGFREVLSKKVDVAPNVLNDLLNSYYGKLALTEVSKYLTPGSNYAKMVDDLKATVNLVIKDGQMSLLEVLQAYQGTDAVVIDGEKVVNLYNQAVVEGQKVLTFLRNSPEVQKTICKTA from the coding sequence ATGAAATTTCTGTTTGGACTAGGGTGGTTTCAGAGCGTTCGTAAACTATACCGTGTTGTCAGTAAGCGGATCTCAAAAAGTCTAGCCGTAGGAATGGCAGTTCTGTTAGCTGCAAGCGCTAGTTTGTTAGTTTTTAGCAGTAGTGCAGTTGCGATAGACGCAATTAAAGTTAAATACGGCGCGGTTGATGTATCGGTTACAATTCCTGAGCTTGTAACCTTTGCAAATACTGGTCAAGTTTCTAATCAATTGCGATCGCTTTTTCAAATTGCCAAAGCAACCCCAAATCAAATCAGCGGTTTTCGCGAAGTTTTGAGCAAAAAAGTGGATGTTGCTCCTAATGTATTGAATGATTTGCTTAACTCATATTACGGGAAACTGGCTCTCACCGAAGTTAGCAAATATCTGACTCCAGGTAGCAATTATGCGAAAATGGTAGACGATCTGAAAGCAACAGTGAATCTAGTCATTAAGGATGGTCAAATGTCCCTTTTAGAAGTGTTACAAGCCTATCAGGGTACTGATGCAGTTGTGATCGACGGCGAAAAAGTTGTCAACCTTTATAACCAGGCTGTTGTTGAGGGACAAAAA